GTGGCGGAGCACCAAACCAACTTGCCGCTTGTTCTGATGGCATAGCGTTAATCATTAAGCTACCGACTTTCGCTTCCGGATCGAAAATCAGGTTTTCCTTCATTAGATCGACAGGGATCTCTAAATCATTCGCAACACGCTCATAGCGTTGGTACTGCGTTGAGTGACAAGCGAAACAGTAATTCATGAACAGCTTAGCGCCGTTTTGCAATGAAGCTTTGTCAGTTAAATCATTGTTCGCTTTGTCTAATGGTACGTTTGCACCCGCTGCCATCGCCAGTGACGGCAACATAGCAAATAAAATTACAATCCACTTTTTCATTTGAATGTCACCCTTTCTGGTAATGGTTTCGTCACTTCATTTTTACTGTAGAACCACAGTAGAACGAAGAACATGAAGTAACCTAAGCTAAATATTTGAGCCAGTAGCGTATACGTTGGCGTTGCTGGAAGCGCACCAAGTATACCAAGGGCAATAAAGCTTATTGTGAATTGGATGATATTAATCAAATGCAGTTTGCTACGGTAACGGTAAGAACGCACTTTACAACGGTCGAACCATGGCAGTAGGAATAGCACCACAATAGATGCCCCCATTGCTAAGACACCTATCAGCTTATCAGGAACAGCACGAAGTACAGCATAGAACGGTGTGAAGTACCAAACTGGAGCAATATGCTCTGGTGTTTTCAGTGGGTTTGCAGCTTCAAAGTTAGGCGGCTCAAGGAAGTACCCACCCATCTCTGGGTTAAAGAACAGTACATAACAGAACAAGAATAGGAAGCCGGCAACACCAACCATATCTTTCACAGTCCCGTATGGGTGGAAAGGGATAGAGTCGATGATGTCGTATTTCTTCGTGTAATCCTTGTGGAATGGGAACTGAGTTTTATAGTCGTCGCCCATTGTACCTTTAGGAAGCTTAGTTTCGATACCGTCAGGGTTATTCGAACCAACTTCGTGCAGCGCTAGTACGTGAAGTACGATAAGCAGCAATAGTACGATTGGTAGAGCGATAACGTGCAGTGCGAAGAAACGGTTCAGCGTTGCACCAGAGATGATGTAGTCACCACGGATCCACAGCGTTAGGTCATCACCAATAACAGGGATTGCACCAAATAGAGATATGATTACCTGAGCACCCCAGTAAGACATTTGACCCCATGGTAGTAAGTAACCCATGAAAGCTTCAGCCATAAGTACTAAGAAGATCAACATACCGAAGATCCAAAGTAACTCACGAGGTTTTTGATAAGAACCGTAGATTAGACCACGGAACATATGCAGGTAGATAACGACGAAGAATGCCGAAGCGCCCGTCGAGTGCATGTAACGCAGTAACCAACCGTATTCCACATCACGCATGATGTATTCAACAGATGCAAATGCGCCATCGCCAGATGGTACGTAGTTCATTGTTAGCCAAATACCGGTAAGGATTTGGTTAACCAGTACCAACATTGCTAAAGAACCAAAAAGGTACCAAAAGTTAAAGTTCTTAGGCATTGGGTATTCAGATAAGTGCTTTTTATAAGCATTCATCGCGGGTAGACGTTTCTCTACCCAATCAAGAAGTCCTTGCATTATGCGTCTCCCTCGTCCACACCGATCATGATCTTAGTGTCACTCAAATACATATGCTTTGGCACCACAAGGTTCAACGGTGCCGGTACACCTTGGAATACTCGGCCTGCCATATCAAACTTTGAACCATGACAAGGACAAAAGAAACCAGACTTAACACCCTGAACTTGCTCTGCGAAAGAATCAGGCAAATAAGTAGGAGAACAACCTAAGTGTGTACAGAAACCAACAGCAACGAAGAATTCCGGCTTAATCGAACGGAACTCGTTCTGTGCGTATTCTGGTTGTTGTTCAGTTTCAGATTGAGGATCACGAAGTTGACCACCGATCGACTTTAGGTTCTCAAGTACCGATTCAGCTCGGCGTACAACCCATACAGGCTTACCTTGCCACTCGACACGAACCATTTGTCCCGGTTCTAACTTACTGACTTCCACTTCCACCGGTGCACCTGCAGCTTTCGCCTTGGCACTCGGGTTCCATGATTTTATAAAAGGCACGGCTACAGCAGCTGCTCCTAAACCACCAACAACGGCTGTTGTTGCGGTTAAGAAACGCCTGCGACCGTTATTTAAAGGCGCGTTGCTCATCCAAACATTCTCCCATTTGCTCTTTATGGATTGAAATCATTCCGATTAAAGAGCATGGCTAACAAAATATGTATTTAGTTCTATTTATTGACGGCAAATGATAAATAAAACCCTACTTTTTGACAAGATAAAGCTACCTTTTTGTAACAATCATGAGGCAAAGCGCACATTGGGTTACAAAAGCTTTCAAAATATAAGAATTTGGAAATAAAACGAGGGATGGAAAGCATTTAGAGGGGGGTATAAAAACAAAAAGCCCGGCATATAGCCGAGCTTTGAACCACAATTCCAGTAATAAAACTGAGAGCGTGTGCTTTTTCGTAAAGAAAAATTAACGCTTAGAGAATTGAGGTTTACGACGTGCTTTACGTAGACCAACTTTCTTACGTTCAACGCAACGAGCGTCACGCGTAACATAGCCAGCTGCACGTAGAGCAGGACGTAGAGTTTCATCGTACTCCATAAGAGCGCGAGTGATACCGTGGCGGATTGCGCCAGCTTGACCAGAAATACCACCACCAGAAACGGTGATGTAAAGGTCAAGTTTCTCAGTTAGTTTAACTAGCTCAAGAGGTTGTTTAACAACCATACGAGAAGTTGGACGACCGAAGTAAACATCAAGGCTACGCTTGTTGATTACGATCTCACCAGAGCCTGGTTTGATGAAAACACGAGCTGCTGAGCTTTTGCGACGACCAGTGCCGTAGTATTGATTCTCTGCCATTGTCTTAATCCCCTTAGATGTCTAGTACTTGTGGCTGTTGAGCAACATGGTTGTGCTCAGCACCAGCGTATACTTTTAGCTTACGGTACATTGCGCGGCCTAGAGGACCACGTGGTAACATACCTTTAACAGCTAGTTCGATAACCATCTCTGGCTTCTTGTCGATCAGCTTTTCAAAAGTGATAGACTTAAGACCACCTGGGAACTCAGAGTGACGGTAGTAAACCTTACCCTTAGCTTTGTTACCAGTTACAGCAACTTTCTCAGCGTTAACAACGATGATGTAATCACCAGTGTCTACGTGAGGAGTGTATTCTGCTTTATGCTTACCACGAAGGCGAGAAGCGATTTCACTTGCTAGACGGCCAAGAGTTTTGCCTTCAGCGTCTACAACATACCAGTCGCGTTTTACAGTTTCTGGTTTAGCAACGAAAGTTTTCATGCTAATAATTACCTATTTAAAAAATTTACACTTAAGGAATACTCGCGTATTCCCACTGTCTAAGAGTTACCATTCATCACCCCTTCGAGTGTTGGAAAACTCTTGGCATAACGTGATTTTACTCATCGCTAGAGGCCCGCAGTAACGGTAGGTCGCAGGATTATAGAGAAGAGCGAAGAAAAAATCACCTCTTTTTGAACAAAATCACGATTTTTTTAATTCTATTTCTTATTCGAGATAATCAGAGCTAACTTAAGTGTTCTTTTGCCAAATATTCATGGCTCTGCATTTCGATTAAACGCGACTGACAACGTTTAAATTCAAACTCTAGCTGGCCATGGGTATACAATTTTTCTAGCTCCACTTCCGCTGAAATAATCAATTTCACGTTGCGCTCATAGAACTCATCCACTAACGCAATAAAGCGTCTTGCTGCATCATCTGAAGTCGCGCCCATTTGCACAACATCCGCCAACAGAACGGTGTGATAAACCCGAGATAGTTCTATATAGTCATTTTGGCTACGAGCCGACTGACAAAGCTGAGCGAAAGTGCCGTGTAAAACGCCATCACTCACTTTAATGACATCCAGTTGACGGTGATTGACCTCAATCTGTGTGAACTTTTCTTTATCGTCGCCAACTAACTGGGCGTAATATTTTTCGAGATTGATATTCGCTTGGCTATCCAGCGGGTAATGATAAATTTCAGCCTGCTCTAAAGTACGTAGACGATAATCAATGCCGCTATCAACATTAAGAATGTGGCAGTTATCTTGAATAAGTTTGATAGCAGGTAGGAAACGTGCTCGCTGCAAGCCATTACGATACAAATCCGCAGGCGGAATGTTTGAGGTAGCAACCAAAATAACATTTCGAGCAAATAACTCTTGGAACAAGGTGCCTAGGATCATGGCATCCGTAATATCTGAAACGAAGAATTCATCGAAACAGACAATATCCGCTTCTTGCTTAAACTTATCCGCAACTAAAGGCAATGGATCACTGACATTCCCGAGCGCTTTTAACTCGTCATGTACGCGATACATAAAACGGTGGAAGTGAATTCGCATTTTTTTAGTGGTTGGTAGTGCGTCGTAAAACGTATCCATTAGATAAGTTTTCCCACGCCCGACACCGCCCCAAAAATAGAGACCTTTAGGTGGCTGTGGTAATTCTGTTTTTTTGCCCAGTAATTTTTGAAATCGAGTCAGTTGAGGAATGGGCGTATTCATGTAATTTTGGAATTGATGAAAAAGTTCATCTAAAGATTTAACAGCTTGCTCTTGTGCTGGATCTCTTTGAAATCCATGTTCTTTTATATCTTGTTCGTATTTTTTAACGGGATTCATGACGATATTTCCACAATGAAAGCGACATCAGACAGCGAAGAAAAATGCACCTAAACAGTATGAGAGACCATGATATGCGGCGAATAAATCAGCATCAAACTGCTAGGTAGCGCACACGCATTTCTCTTTATACTGCGGCTTTCTCATAGTACCATGGAGCAGTATCACGTGTAACCAAGCAGTAATAAACATGTTAAAAAACAATAATAAGGAGCTGTTATGTCTTGGATGTATGCCGTTGCCGGTTTACTAGTAGGAGTTATTTTAGGAGTCGCTATTTCTCGTTTTATGACACCGGAATACAAAAAGCAAAAGAACGTACAGAAAGAATTAGATAGCGCAAAGTTTGCCCTTGAACAGCAACGACAAGAGCTTGCTGATCACTTTGCGAAATCAGCAGAAATGTTAGATACCTTAGGTAAGGACTACACGAAACTGTATCAACACATGGAGAAAACAAGCTCAGAGCTAATCCCAAACATGCCCGAACAAGACAACCCATTTGTAAAAACAGCCGCAGCTCATTCGGATAAACCACAAGATAAGCCTTCAATTAAGGAAGCGACACTTGAGGAACAACCTAAAGATTACGCCAATGGTGCAACGGGTTTATTTAAAGAACAAAAGAAAGAGATCATTGATACTCCAGATGTTGTTACTGCAAAAGCATCGTAAACATTTAACACTTCAGTGAACTTTACAAAGGTTTTTGAGTCATAACTTTCACTCAGGTCACTTGAAACTTCTCATACTTATACCAAATATGAGAGATGTAAGACCTTAACTAGAGAGGAGTTTATGATGAAAAAACCTTTGCTTGCTTTATCAGTACTGACCTTAAGCTTAAGTTCAATCATCACCCCAATTCAAGCGACAGCTGCACTTCCCCTAAATGTCGGTAATGAACAGTTACCGAGTTTGGCCCCTATGCTTGAGCAAGTTACCCCCGCTGTAGTGAGTATTGCCGTCAAAGGCAAACAGGTACAACGTCAGCGAATCCCTGAACAATTTCAATTCTTTTTTGGTCCAGAACAAACACGAGAGCGGCCGTTCCGTGGGTTAGGTTCTGGTGTCATCATTGATGCTAAGAAAGGCCATATCGTGACCAATTACCATGTAATTAATGGTGCCGACGATATCAAAGTAAAACTTCATGATGGCCGAGAGTACGATGCCGAGCTCATCGGTGGCGACCAAATGTCTGATATAGCATTACTCAAATTGGAAAAAGCCAAGAATCTCACCCAAATAACAGTCGCAGACTCAGACAAGTTGAGAGTCGGTGACTTTAGTGTGGCGATCGGTAACCCATTTGGACTTGGGCAAACGGTGACATCAGGTATTGTTTCTGCACTAGGTCGTAGCGGTCTAAACCTAGAAAACTTTGAAAACTTCATCCAAACGGATGCCGCGATAAACAGTGGTAATTCTGGTGGTGCACTGGTGAATCTTAACGGTGAACTGATTGGTATTAACACCGCCATCCTTGGTCCGAATGGAGGTAATGTCGGTATCGGTTTTGCTATTCCATCCAATATGATGAAAAATCTAACAGAACAGATCCTCAATTTCGGTGAAGTAAAACGCGGCATGCTTGGTGTTCAAGGCGGAGAAATCACCTCTGAGTTAGCAGAAGCGCTAGGGTATGAATCCAGTAAAGGTGCCTTTGTCAGCCAAATTATCCCCGACAGCGCCGCAGACAAAGCAGGTCTCAAAGCGGGCGATATTATTGTTTCTATCAATGGCAAGCGTATTGATACCTTTAGTGAGTTAAGAGCTAAAGTGGCAACCTTAGGTGCAGGCAAGCAGATTGAACTTGGTGTAGTTCGTGACGGAAAGCGTAAGAGCTTTGATGTAACCCTTGGTGAATCGAGCAATAGTAAAACACAAGCAGAAAAGCTCCATGAAGGACTTGCCGGTGCAGAGCTTACTAACACAACAGAAAGTGACTCAGCAACGGGCGTTAAAATATCGAGTGTAGCTCAGGGCTCACCAGCAGAAGCGTACCAACTGCTCAAAGGCGACATCATCATTGGCGTAAACCGTCAACCAATTAAGAATCTTGCTGAATTTAGAGAGCTCCTTGAGAAACAACCAGGCATATTGGCGCTTAATATCCAGCGAGGCGATAGGACTATTTACCTCGTTATTCGATAGTTATACGTCAGCGTAATAACAGGGAGGCTCAGTAAGTTTGCTTTAAACTTACTCAGTCTCCCTTTTCTTTAGATGAATCAAAATGCTATGCTTGATTAGGATGTGTGATCTTTCTAGCTGATTTTGACAGCGAAAGACCGACACGCCCTAGTAATCAAGTCAGTCATCCATCTACGGATGCTTCATACCTTACTTGTCGAAGAGGGAAACATGCTGTCCTTTCTATTTCGTTCTATTTCCCTTGGACTCGTTTCAGCGGTGCTTATTCTTCTCGTATTTCCAAGCTTAAGGCCAGCGATTGTTTCTGATGTTACAAGCCCTAAAGTCGATAATATTACCTCGCTTCAGATTTCGTTTAACCAAGCTGTACGCCGCGCAGCACCTGCGGTAGTAAATATTTATAGCCGTAAGTATGCAGAAAGCGATCGCAGTAAGCTGCTCACTCAAGGTTTAGGTTCTGGAGTTATTGTCAGCGAAAAAGGTTACATCATTACCAACTTCCACGTTGTTGCTCAGGCTGACCAAATTGTAGTAGCACTTCAAGATGGACGCGTAGCCGCCGCGCAACTTGTCGGTTCAGACAAACGTACCGATATCGCGATACTTAGAGTCAGCGGTGATAACCTACCGGTGATTCCACTTAACCCCAATTACAACGCGAATGTCGGGGATGTGGTACTGGCTATCGGCAATCCGTACAACCTAGGTCAAACGACAACCTTTGGTATCATCTCGGCAACAGGCCGATCGTCAATCAGTGCAGACGGTCACCAAGCCTTTATTCAAACCGATGCGGCAATTAACGAAGGTAACTCAGGTGGGGCATTGGTGAACTCACAAGGTGAACTAGTCGGCATTAATACAGCTTCCTTCCAACAAGCCACCGATATGGAAACCTACGGAATCTCTTTTGCGATCCCCTATCCACTTGCTAATAAAATCATGGAGAAGATCATCGCTGATGGTCGTGTCATTCGTGGCTATATCGGCATCGATGGGCAAGACATCAATTCAGTCACATCACGTTTGCTTGGAACTAAGAACATTGGCGGGATTGTTGTATTAGGCATAGATCCGAACGGCCCAGCGGCCGATGCTGGGTTTGAAGCACAAGATATTATTGTCAGTATCAACAATACTCAAGTTAATGGCCGTCAGAGTGTTATGGACATCGTGACTGATCTGCGACCGGGCACAGTCATCGATGTCGGCGTATTACGACAAGGTGAAAGCAAGACACTTAAGGTCACCATAGCCGAAGACACGCGCCTGTAAATCAAGTATCACACTTAGCCGCTATCTACACGGTTTGTCTTATCTATACAGTTTGTTTTATCTACACAGCTTAATGAGCTAGAACACATAGACAAAAAACCCAGCTTTCAAGCTGGGTTTTCTTTTATCAATCATGACATCACACGGCCATTTTTTTTATGACTCGCTTGGGTCATCGATATCGATGCGAGTCACTCTCTGCAATCCTCTCGGCAATAAGCCGCCACGACGACCACGCTCACCTCGGAAGTTTTCAAGATCCGCAGGTTTTAAGCCAAGCTTACGTTTACCCGCGTAGATTGTCAGCGTTGCATTCTCTGGGATAGCCATCAAATGCGATACAAACTCTTCGCGCTCTTTTGCTTTCGCAGAAGGAATATTGATGATCTTATTACCCTTACCTTTAGTTAGTTGAGGTAAGTCTTTAATCGGGAACAACAACATACGCCCTTGGTTCGTAATCGCTAAGATCTGGTTACTGTCCAAGTCAGCAATCGGACTTGGCATCATCACTTCAGAAGCTTGTGGCAAGTTCACCAACGCTTTACCGCTCTTGTTCTTAGAAAGCAGATCGCCCCCCTTACAAACAAAACCGTATCCGGCATCGGAACCGACTAACCAGAGCTGCTCATCCTCACCCATCACCACTTGACGGATAGAGGTACCAGGGCTAACGTTCAAGCGACCAGTAATAGGCTCACCTTGGCTTCGTGCCGACGGTAATGAGTGTGACTCAAGGGAGTAACTTCGGCCGTCACTACCCAAGAACACCGCTTGTTGGTTACTCTTACCCTTAGCACTTGCTAAGAATTTGTCACCAGACTTATAGTTTAAGCCTTCAGCATCAACCTCATGCCCTTTAGCATGACGAATCCAGCCTTTCTCAGAAAGCACAACTGTGATCGGTTCACTCGGAACTAAATCACGCTCTGTTAGTGCTTTGGCTTCTGCACGCTCAATCAATGGTGAGCGACGGTCATCGCCATACTTTTCAGCATCCGCTTGAATTTCTTTCTTGATCAGCGTGTTTAAACGACGCTCAGAACCCAATAGCTTTTCAAGCTTATCACGCTCTGCTTCTAGCTCTTCTTGCTCGGCACGAATCTTAAACTCTTCTAATTTGGCTAAGTTACGAAGTTTTATATCTAGGATAGCATTCGCTTGTGTTTCCGTAATATTGAAGCGGCTCATCAATACAGGACATGGTTCGTCTTCTGTACGAATGATCTCAATCACTTCATCAATATTCAGGTAAGCCACCAGCAAGCCTTCTAAGATGTGCAGGCGAGCGAGTACCTTATCGAGTCTGTATTGCAAACGACGGCGAACCGTTGTACGACGGAATTCAATCCACTCTTTTAGGATTTGAACCAGACCTTTAACTTGAGGGCGACTGTCTAAACCAATCATGTTCAAGTTAACGCGGAAGTTCTTCTCTAGATCCGTCGAAGCGAACAAGTGACTCATCAGTTGATCACAGTCGATACGGTTCGAACGAGGAACCACGACGATACGCGTTGGGTTCTCGTGATCCGACTCATCACGCAGATCGTCAACCATTGGTAGCTTTTTAGCGCGCATCTGGTTAGCGATTTGCTCAAGTAGCTTAGCGCCTGACACTTGATGAGGCAGAGCGGTGATAACAATATCAGAGCCTTCTTTGTGCCAAACAGCGCGCATCTTGATGCTGCCTCGGCCAGTACGGTAGATCTTTTCAATATCCGATTTCGGCGAGATGATCTCTGCTTCCGTTGGATAGTCAGGACCCTGCACGCTTTCCATGATGTCCAATAGCTCAGATTTAGGGCTATCGATCAACTTAATGGTTGCCTCGGCAATCTCACGCACATTGTGTGGTGGAATGTCGGTTGCCATACCTACCGCGATACCCGTGATACCGTTTAGTAAGATATGAGGCAGACGAGCTGGCAGCATTTGTGGCTCTTTCATCGTGCCATCAAAGTTAGGTTGCCATTCAACCGTACCTTGGCCTAACTCACTCAGCAAAACTTCAGCAAACTTAGACAGTTTCGCTTCGGTATAACGCATTGCGGCAAATGATTTCGGATCATCCGGAGCACCCCAGTTACCTTGACCGTCTACCAATGGGTAGCGGTAAGAGAACGGCTGTGCCATCAATACCATCGCTTCGTAACAAGCAGAGTCACCGTGTGGGTGATACTTACCTAGTACATCACCAACGGTACGTGCCGATTTCTTATATTTCGATGCGGCCGATAGACCAAGCTCAGACATCGCGTAGATAATACGGCGCTGAACGGGCTTCAAGCCATCGCCGATATAAGGCAATGCACGATCCATGATCACGTACATTGAGTAGTTTAAGTAAGCGTCTTCGGTGAACTTGCGCATAGGCAATTGTTCAACGCCATCAAATGTAATTTCGTTAGACATCCATTATACCTCGGCCATATCACCGTTAGTCTGTAGCCATGTACGGCGATCATCTGCACGTTTCTTACCAAGCAGCATGTCCATCATCTCATTGGTCGCTTCGCTGTCATCAATCGTTAATTGAACAAGGCGACGAGTATTTGGATCCATGGTGGTTTCGCGCAATTGAAGTGGATTCATTTCACCCAGACCTTTGAATCGTTGCACGTTAATTTTGGCTTTCTTCTGCGATAGTCGCTCAAGCACACCATCTTTCTCTGCATCATCGAGTGCGTAGAACACTTCTTTACCGCAATCGATACGATACAGAGGAGGCATTGCCACATAGATGTGCCCTTCTGCAACCAAAGCAGGGAAATGGCGAGTAAACAGTGCACAGAGCAGTGTCGCGATATGAAGACCATCCGAGTCTGCATCGGCAAGGATACAGATTTTACCGTAACGCAGGCCTGACAAATCATCATTGTCAGGATCAATACCCAAAGCAACCGAGATGTCGTGTACTTCTTGTGAAGCCAATACTTGGTCAGCAGATACTTCCCATGTATTTAAGATCTTACCGCGAAGTGGCATCACTGCTTGGAACTCACGGTCACGCGCTTGTTTCGCAGAGCCACCCGCAGAGTCCCCTTCCACGAAGAAGATCTCAGTGCGGCTTAAATCCTGAACCGAACAGTCGGTAAGCTTACCCGGCAGTGCTGGGCCTGACGCGATCTTCTTACGCACAACCTTTTTGCTCGCGCGCATACGGCGGTGCGCATTCGCAATGCAAGCTTCAGCTAGTTGTTCTGCTAATTGTGGCTTTTCATTCAACCAGAGGCTAAACGCGTCTTTTACGACACCAGAAACAAAAGCTGCAGTTTGACGAGAAGATAGACGCTCTTTTGTTTGACCAGCAAACTGCGGATCTTGCATCTTCACCGATAGTACGTACGAACAACGGTCGAAGATATCGTCACCGGTTAACTTCACGCCACGAGGCAGAAGGTTGCGGAATTCACAGAACTCACGCATTGCATCAAGCAGGCCTTGGCGGAGACCGTTTACGTGTGTACCACCTTGTTTGGTCGGTACTAAGTTCACGTAACTCTCGGTGATCATTTCACCGCCTTCTGGCTGCCAGATGATCGCCCAATTCGCCATTTCCGTTTCAGCAACAAACTCACCGACATACGGGTCTTCAGGCAGTAAGGTGTAACCTTTCACTCCCTCTGCAAGATAATCTTTTAAACCATCTTCATAGAACCATTTGTGTTCTTCACCACCCACTTTGTCGACAAAGGTGATTTCTAAACCAGGGCAAAGTACTGCTTTCGCTCGTAGGTTGTTGATAAGGCGAAGTGTCGAAAATTTAGGACTATCAAAGTACTTAGGATCAGGCCAGAAATGTACGGATGTACCACTGTTACGATTGCCGCAAGTACCTGTTACGGTCAGTTCTGTTACGGCATGACCACCTTCAAGTGCGATCTCGTGAACCTGGCCTTCTCGGCGCACAGTCACTTCAACGCGTTTTGAAAGTGCGTTTACAACCGAGATACCAACACCGTGTAAACCACCAGAAAACTTGTAGTTATTGTTTGAGAATTTACCGCCGGAGTGGAGCTTAGTTAGGATCAACTCAACACCAGAAATCCCTTTTTCAGGGTGAATATCAACGGGCATACCACGGCCATCATCAGTAACTTCTAGCGATTGGTCTGCATGAAGCACAACTTTAATTTTCTTAGCGTGTCCTGCTAATGCTTCATCGACCGAGTTATCAATGACTTCTTGGGCAAGGTGGTTCGGTCTTTCTGTCTCGGTATACATTCCCGGGCGGTGTCGCA
The Vibrio kanaloae genome window above contains:
- the degS gene encoding outer membrane-stress sensor serine endopeptidase DegS, coding for MLSFLFRSISLGLVSAVLILLVFPSLRPAIVSDVTSPKVDNITSLQISFNQAVRRAAPAVVNIYSRKYAESDRSKLLTQGLGSGVIVSEKGYIITNFHVVAQADQIVVALQDGRVAAAQLVGSDKRTDIAILRVSGDNLPVIPLNPNYNANVGDVVLAIGNPYNLGQTTTFGIISATGRSSISADGHQAFIQTDAAINEGNSGGALVNSQGELVGINTASFQQATDMETYGISFAIPYPLANKIMEKIIADGRVIRGYIGIDGQDINSVTSRLLGTKNIGGIVVLGIDPNGPAADAGFEAQDIIVSINNTQVNGRQSVMDIVTDLRPGTVIDVGVLRQGESKTLKVTIAEDTRL
- a CDS encoding cytochrome b, with amino-acid sequence MQGLLDWVEKRLPAMNAYKKHLSEYPMPKNFNFWYLFGSLAMLVLVNQILTGIWLTMNYVPSGDGAFASVEYIMRDVEYGWLLRYMHSTGASAFFVVIYLHMFRGLIYGSYQKPRELLWIFGMLIFLVLMAEAFMGYLLPWGQMSYWGAQVIISLFGAIPVIGDDLTLWIRGDYIISGATLNRFFALHVIALPIVLLLLIVLHVLALHEVGSNNPDGIETKLPKGTMGDDYKTQFPFHKDYTKKYDIIDSIPFHPYGTVKDMVGVAGFLFLFCYVLFFNPEMGGYFLEPPNFEAANPLKTPEHIAPVWYFTPFYAVLRAVPDKLIGVLAMGASIVVLFLLPWFDRCKVRSYRYRSKLHLINIIQFTISFIALGILGALPATPTYTLLAQIFSLGYFMFFVLLWFYSKNEVTKPLPERVTFK
- the parC gene encoding DNA topoisomerase IV subunit A codes for the protein MSNEITFDGVEQLPMRKFTEDAYLNYSMYVIMDRALPYIGDGLKPVQRRIIYAMSELGLSAASKYKKSARTVGDVLGKYHPHGDSACYEAMVLMAQPFSYRYPLVDGQGNWGAPDDPKSFAAMRYTEAKLSKFAEVLLSELGQGTVEWQPNFDGTMKEPQMLPARLPHILLNGITGIAVGMATDIPPHNVREIAEATIKLIDSPKSELLDIMESVQGPDYPTEAEIISPKSDIEKIYRTGRGSIKMRAVWHKEGSDIVITALPHQVSGAKLLEQIANQMRAKKLPMVDDLRDESDHENPTRIVVVPRSNRIDCDQLMSHLFASTDLEKNFRVNLNMIGLDSRPQVKGLVQILKEWIEFRRTTVRRRLQYRLDKVLARLHILEGLLVAYLNIDEVIEIIRTEDEPCPVLMSRFNITETQANAILDIKLRNLAKLEEFKIRAEQEELEAERDKLEKLLGSERRLNTLIKKEIQADAEKYGDDRRSPLIERAEAKALTERDLVPSEPITVVLSEKGWIRHAKGHEVDAEGLNYKSGDKFLASAKGKSNQQAVFLGSDGRSYSLESHSLPSARSQGEPITGRLNVSPGTSIRQVVMGEDEQLWLVGSDAGYGFVCKGGDLLSKNKSGKALVNLPQASEVMMPSPIADLDSNQILAITNQGRMLLFPIKDLPQLTKGKGNKIINIPSAKAKEREEFVSHLMAIPENATLTIYAGKRKLGLKPADLENFRGERGRRGGLLPRGLQRVTRIDIDDPSES
- the rpsI gene encoding 30S ribosomal protein S9 produces the protein MAENQYYGTGRRKSSAARVFIKPGSGEIVINKRSLDVYFGRPTSRMVVKQPLELVKLTEKLDLYITVSGGGISGQAGAIRHGITRALMEYDETLRPALRAAGYVTRDARCVERKKVGLRKARRKPQFSKR
- the zapG gene encoding Z-ring associated protein ZapG, whose amino-acid sequence is MSWMYAVAGLLVGVILGVAISRFMTPEYKKQKNVQKELDSAKFALEQQRQELADHFAKSAEMLDTLGKDYTKLYQHMEKTSSELIPNMPEQDNPFVKTAAAHSDKPQDKPSIKEATLEEQPKDYANGATGLFKEQKKEIIDTPDVVTAKAS
- a CDS encoding DegQ family serine endoprotease; this translates as MKKPLLALSVLTLSLSSIITPIQATAALPLNVGNEQLPSLAPMLEQVTPAVVSIAVKGKQVQRQRIPEQFQFFFGPEQTRERPFRGLGSGVIIDAKKGHIVTNYHVINGADDIKVKLHDGREYDAELIGGDQMSDIALLKLEKAKNLTQITVADSDKLRVGDFSVAIGNPFGLGQTVTSGIVSALGRSGLNLENFENFIQTDAAINSGNSGGALVNLNGELIGINTAILGPNGGNVGIGFAIPSNMMKNLTEQILNFGEVKRGMLGVQGGEITSELAEALGYESSKGAFVSQIIPDSAADKAGLKAGDIIVSINGKRIDTFSELRAKVATLGAGKQIELGVVRDGKRKSFDVTLGESSNSKTQAEKLHEGLAGAELTNTTESDSATGVKISSVAQGSPAEAYQLLKGDIIIGVNRQPIKNLAEFRELLEKQPGILALNIQRGDRTIYLVIR
- the petA gene encoding ubiquinol-cytochrome c reductase iron-sulfur subunit; amino-acid sequence: MSNAPLNNGRRRFLTATTAVVGGLGAAAVAVPFIKSWNPSAKAKAAGAPVEVEVSKLEPGQMVRVEWQGKPVWVVRRAESVLENLKSIGGQLRDPQSETEQQPEYAQNEFRSIKPEFFVAVGFCTHLGCSPTYLPDSFAEQVQGVKSGFFCPCHGSKFDMAGRVFQGVPAPLNLVVPKHMYLSDTKIMIGVDEGDA
- the rplM gene encoding 50S ribosomal protein L13, which translates into the protein MKTFVAKPETVKRDWYVVDAEGKTLGRLASEIASRLRGKHKAEYTPHVDTGDYIIVVNAEKVAVTGNKAKGKVYYRHSEFPGGLKSITFEKLIDKKPEMVIELAVKGMLPRGPLGRAMYRKLKVYAGAEHNHVAQQPQVLDI
- the zapE gene encoding cell division protein ZapE, whose protein sequence is MNPVKKYEQDIKEHGFQRDPAQEQAVKSLDELFHQFQNYMNTPIPQLTRFQKLLGKKTELPQPPKGLYFWGGVGRGKTYLMDTFYDALPTTKKMRIHFHRFMYRVHDELKALGNVSDPLPLVADKFKQEADIVCFDEFFVSDITDAMILGTLFQELFARNVILVATSNIPPADLYRNGLQRARFLPAIKLIQDNCHILNVDSGIDYRLRTLEQAEIYHYPLDSQANINLEKYYAQLVGDDKEKFTQIEVNHRQLDVIKVSDGVLHGTFAQLCQSARSQNDYIELSRVYHTVLLADVVQMGATSDDAARRFIALVDEFYERNVKLIISAEVELEKLYTHGQLEFEFKRCQSRLIEMQSHEYLAKEHLS